A genomic region of Antennarius striatus isolate MH-2024 chromosome 2, ASM4005453v1, whole genome shotgun sequence contains the following coding sequences:
- the traf3ip3 gene encoding TRAF3-interacting JNK-activating modulator, with translation MKWHYRDQTFSASWACNTMDVLTVCGIQLSPVKNFDQLLEIRAQRHEYLRRRNNVTSCRSPTRYFNSLLIKRELKKKRHLEFLRRRSVSPDLSSLSVNYSSKSNPSTNTLSLINNGFLVRSENLHAITQNTTTANGRPVMSLTPNRITDGPSTSTWSSFWSEQGSPMRQEKGQAWTTASTSQSTQHQKKSTEETENRLKAQKKTIKAFTQTESVQQRYSIQTEDRVHKNMLQDTSVQTESGLVTIKESDVQRLSDYLQEALWREEALKTKLSALRESASKLTNSSELMWTARCNEDLLRNKIKALEAQLQVCLQSPKDGVKTMVLKMEKQKLVYEEKALVVVQKAIQERTEALIKAEAAQEGLTAAKVEALRWQNRYEELKLSNRQLKENQLLCNEQLQQLRRQVELSRDREIELREEGSSLRQEKVELQYNISLLEDDIQMLREEIEHLQDECSRSQDIMMQWHMAPEEEESPVTVKRESQVEQELRHTQEKLQHNERECQELQMELEAMALEFQSSRTRLSLCRDELRQLYHSQKRRALCDSWLKMFSFFLLLLVTLEVAMLWLWYPPFREHVEDLYSHIGTRIEDYLMEMSNPQHSGCFRPI, from the exons ATGAAATGGCATTATAG GGATCAAACCTTCTCAGCCAGTTGGGCGTGCAATACCATGGACGTTCTGACTGTCTGTGGAATACAGCTCTCCCCTGTGAAAAACTTTGACCAATTGCTAGAGATCAGAGCGCAGAGACACGAATACCTGCGAAGACGTAACAACGTGACTTCATGTCGTAGCCCTACAAGATATTTTAACTCATTACTGATAAAGAGGGaactgaagaaaaagagacatttgGAATTTTTAAGGAGGAGATCAGTGAGTCCAGATCTGTCTAGTTTGAGTGTGAACTATTCTTCAAAGTCAAACCCTTCGACAAACACGTTGTCATTGATAAATAACGGTTTCCTCGTAAGGTCAGAGAATCTGCATGCAATTACACAAAACACCACCACAGCAAACGGACGTCCAGTGATGAGTTTAACACCCAACAGGATAACTGATGGCCCAAGCACCAGTACATGG TCTTCATTCTGGTCAGAGCAGGGATCACCGATGAGGCAGGAGAAAGGCCAGGCATGGACGACAGCATCTACCTCACAGTCAACCCAGCATCAGAAGAAGAGCACAGAAGAAACAGAGAACCGTCTCAAAG CTCAGAAAAAAACCATCAAGGCATTCACGCAAACAGAAAGCGTTCAGCAAAGATACTCCATCCAAACTGAAGATAGAGTCCATAAAAACATGCTGCAAGACACCAGTGTGCAGACGGA GTCCGGTCTTGTCACCATCAAGGAGTCA GATGTCCAGCGCTTATCTGACTACTTGCAG gaGGCCCTGTGGAGAGAGGAGGCGCTGAAGACCAAACTGTCAGCCCTCAGGGAGAGCGCGTCAAAACTGACCAACTCCTCTGAACTGATGTGGACT GCTCGCTGCAATGAAGATCTGCTGAGAAATAAGATCAAGGCTCTGGAGGCGCAGCTGCAAGTCTGTCTGCAG TCTCCCAAAGATGGTGTAAAGACAATGGTGCTAAAGATGGAGAAGCAGAAACTGGTGTATGAGGAGAAGGCCCTGGTAGTTGTGCAGAAGGCCATACAGGAAAGAACTGAGGCACTCATCAAGGCTGAAGCTGCACAG GAAGGGCTAACTGCAGCAAAGGTAGAAGCATTGAGATGGCAGAACCGTTATGAAGAGCTGAAGCTGAGCAATAGACAACTGAAGGAGAACCAGCTCCTCTGTAATGAGCAGCTACAGCAGCTGCGTAGACAGGTGGAG CTatccagagacagagagatcGAGCTGAGGGAAGAGGGTTCATCATTAAGACAAGAGAAGGTTGAACTACAGTACAACATCAGCCTGCTGGAAGACGACATCCAGATGTTAAGAGAGGAAATAGAGCATCTTCAAG ATGAGTGCAGCAGAAGCCAGGATATTATGATGCAGTGGCACATGGcaccagaggaagaggagtcaccAGTCACAGTGAAGAGAGAGTCTCAGGTGGAGCAGGAGCTCCGTCACACTCAGGAGAAACTCCAGCATAACGAGAGAGAG tGCCAGGAGCTGCAGATGGAGCTGGAAGCCATGGCGTTGGAGTTTCAGTCCAGCCGGACACGGCTGTCGCTGTGCAGGGACGAGCTCCGTCAACTCTACCACAGCCAGAAGAGAAgg gcGCTGTGTGACTCCTGGTTGAAAATGTTCTCGTTCTTCCTTCTGCTCCTTGTCACGCTGGAGGTTGCCATGTTGTGGCTGTGGTATCCCCCTTTTAGGGAGCATGTTGAAGACCTTTACTCACACATAGGGACACGTATTGAAGATTATCTCATGGAAATGAGCAATCCTCAACACTCTGGCTGTTTTAGACCAATATGA
- the atp5pb gene encoding ATP synthase F(0) complex subunit B1, mitochondrial, with the protein MLSRLLCVSANALKGSGHLGAGLIQASRCLHTSSQTLAPVPPLPETGGKVRLGFVPEELFQFLYPKTGVTGPYVLGTGLIIYLLSKEIYVINHETIAGLALLSVIVYGVKKYGKDVAAFADRLNEEKLAAAQLAKDTAIADVTEAIEEEKLDQWRTEGNSVQFDAKRNNVIMLLETNYRERLHMVTNEVKRRLDYQIALQALHSRLEKEHMVNWVEKSVVSSISPQQEKESIAKCIADLKSLAKTTRAQAMA; encoded by the exons ATGTTGTCCAGGctcctgtgtgtttctg CTAATGCCCTGAAGGGCAGCGGCCACCTGGGAGCTGG TCTGATCCAAGCATCTCGATGCCTGCATACTTCATCCCAGACTCTGGCACCAGTGCCCCCACTGCCAGAAACAGGAGGCAAGGTTCGTCTTGGATTTGTCCCAGAGGAACTCTTCCAGTTCCTGTACCCCAAAACTGGAGTGACAG GACCATATGTGCTGGGCACTGGCCTCATCATCTACTTGCTTTCCAAAGAAATCTACGTCATCAACCATGAGACTATTGCTGGCCTTGCTTTACTCTCAGTCATTGTCTATGGTGTCAAGAAATATGGTAAAGATGTCGCAGCATTTGCTGACAGACTGAATGAG GAGAAATTGGCCGCAGCTCAGCTTGCGAAGGACACCGCGATCGCTGACGTTACTGAAGCTATTGAGGAGGAGAAGTTGGATCAGTGGAGAACAGAAGGAAATTCAGTGCAGTTTGACGCAAAGAGA aacaatgtgatcatgcTGTTGGAGACCAACTACAGAGAGCGGCTACACATGGTGACCAATGAGGTGAAGAGACGCCTGGACTACCAGATTGCCCTGCAGGCCCTCCACTCCCGGTTGGAAAAGGAGCACATGGTCAACTGGGTGGAGAAGAGCGTTGTCAGCAGCATTTCTCCTCAGCAG gagaAGGAGAGCATCGCCAAGTGTATCGCAGACCTGAAGTCTCTGGCCAAGACCACTCGGGCACAAGCCATGGCCTAG
- the eps8l3b gene encoding epidermal growth factor receptor kinase substrate 8-like protein 3b, with the protein MFGHTGPFSYSPRGFPLEDFPQQRRTFLQEDLRGSPLQRNMFRPSGKSIYMQRKEYADVLSKRSENLHVRVEHLFTCELDGRDLRTVGDCVAKLKRLDAKGRLWPQEMIMETQGGYLMLSDIETKAELEALPLGHVVQTKAVLDSCAYNSLLTVTVEERRKRLPQVYMFQCEETGAEVIKSDLDKAVQMAGGDVDASREQSEIRPSLGNIIGHHALGNFRQPEPHPVQREWTPPPPVQPAPQWRMREPETMPIPRVHAPQTEIIPGPDLIPEREFQSSPEIPLSVEENSADRNTEIFNHVINDVEIFMNKVSDAVTAQSRQENKSKKKIKFKKKKKNVVKLPSIEEYISCLQKIKYGFNLLGLLEGSLSSPTAPDFVHIFFSSLSAVVHLYPADVPSSVLTPLLTVKTIRLISQAADPEEDQLWKSLGDSWNVPRSRWPNDVPPYFPHFYDGWQLPAPIDMPSPPPYQNSPASTRSSQRLPPDRPRPDEPITSAPWSGPPPTHPSEQPTYMKVIYDFMARNNQELSIFKGDVVQVIQKSKQWWLVRNERGEEGNVPQNVLEPDRGTRPMEDLPRDTRGSVTLDMNSTPAEVKAWLEYKGFSRITVSTLGVLTGTLLLGMTKDEIRTVCPEEGGKVFFQLQAFKSAIALASEQSGWHSGRY; encoded by the exons atgtttggacACACAGGACCGTTCTCTTACTCTCCAAG AGGATTCCCACTGGAGGACTTCCCTCAGCAGAGACGGACTTTCTTACAGGAGGACCTCAGAGGGTCTCCACTACAGAGAAATATGTTCAGACCAAGTGGAAAATCAATATACA TGCAGAGAAAGGAGTACGCCGACGTGCTCAGCAAACGCTCTGAAAATCTTCatgtcagggtggag CACCTCTTCACCTGTGAGCTGGACGGCAGGGACCTGAGGACAGTGGGCGACTGCGTAGCCAAGCTCAAGAGGCTGGATGCCAAAGGTCGCCTGTGGCCCCAGGAGATGATCATGGAGACTCAGGGGGGATATCTAATGCTCAGCGACATTGAGACAAAG gcggagctggaggCGCTGCCTTTGGGTCACGTCGTTCAAACCAAAGCTGTGCTGGACAGCTGCGCCTACAACTCTCTGCTGACCGTAACCGTGGAGGAACGAAGGAAACGGCTGCCTCAGGTCTACATGTTCCAGTGTGAGGAGACTGGA GCGGAGGTCATCAAGAGCGACCTGGACAAGGCAGTGCAGATGGCAGGCGGCGATGTGGACGCATCCAGAGAACAATCTGAAATCAG GCCTAGTCTTGGGAACATCATCGGGCATCATGCGCTGGGAAATTTCAGGCAACCTGAGCCTCATCCTGTGCAGCGGGAatggacccccccaccacctgtCCAGCCAGCTCCACAGTGGAGGATGAGAGAACCAG AAACGATGCCAATTCCACGAGTCCATGCCCCGCAAACCGAAATAATACCAGGTCCAGATCTAATTCCTGAGCGGGAATTCCAGAGCAGCCCAGAGATCCCTTTGTCAGTTGAGGAAAACAGTGCAGACAGGAACACG GAGATTTTTAACCATGTCATTAATGATGTGGAGATATTCATGAACAAAGTGTCTGATGCTGTCACTGCCCAGTCACGCCAGGAGAAcaagagcaaaaagaaaatcaagtttaagaagaaaaagaaaaacg TTGTCAAACTTCCAAGTATAGAAGAATACATCTCCTGTCTCCAGAAAATCAAATATGGGTTCAATCTGCTg GGACTACTGGAGGGGTCATTGTCCTCCCCCACTGCTCCTGACTTTGTCCACATCTTCTTCAGTAGTTTGTCTGCG GTGGTGCATCTGTATCCTGCAGACGTGCCCTCCTCCGTGCTCACTCCTCTGCTGACGGTGAAGACCATACGATTGATCAGCCAGGCTGCCGACCCGGAGGAGGACCAGCTGTGGAAATCGCTGGGAGACAGCTGGAACGTCCCCAG GTCCAGATGGCCAAATGATGTCCCACCTTACTTTCCACATTTCTACGATGGCTGGCAGCTGCCTGCCCCCATAGACATGCCCTCTCCACCCCCCTATCAGAACAGTCCAGCGAGCACAAGAAGCAGTCAACGCCTCCCACCTGACCGCCCCAGACCTGATGAG CCTATAACCAGTGCTCCATGGAGTGGACCCCCTCCCACACA CCCCAGTGAGCAACCCACTTACATGAAGGTTATTTATGACTTCATGGCCAGGAACAACCAAGAACTCAGCATCTTTAAGGGAGATGTGGTTCAG GTGATTCAGAAATCCAAACAATGGTGGCTTGTTCGCAACGAGCGAGGTGAGGAAGGCAACGTCCCTCAGAATGTTCTGGAACCAGACAGGGGCACCAGGCCCATGGAAGATCTACCG CGGGACACCCGCGGTTCAGTTACTCTGGACATGAACTCCACGCCTGCAGAGGTCAAAGCTTGGCTGGAGTACAAAGGGTTCTCCAGAAT CACTGTGAGCACCCTCGGGGTGCTGACCGGAACACTTCTACTGGGAATGACCAAAGATGAAATAAGGACTGTGTGtccagaggaaggaggaaaagtCTTTTTCCAGCTTCAAGCCTTTAAATCAGCCATTGCG CTCGCTAGTGAACAGTCTGGATGGCACAGCGGCCGCTACTGA
- the LOC137588327 gene encoding glutathione S-transferase Mu 3-like produces the protein MSMTLAYWDIRGLAQPARLLLEYTGTKYEDKFYVCGEAPNYDKSCWFDIKHKLRMDFPNLPYLLDGERSIVQSNAIMRYIARKHNMCGEEEDEKVRVDIMENQAMDFRNGFVRLCYGDFDKIKPSYLEALPGVLKQFSDFLGDRKWFAGDKITFVDFLMYELLDQHRMFQPSCLDDFNNLRSLLDRFEALDKISAYMKSDRFMKTPVNNKMAKWGNKKE, from the exons CTCGCCCAGCCTGCCCGCCTGCTGCTGGAGTACACCGGCACCAAGTATGAGGACAAGTTTTATGTCTGTGGTGAAG CCCCAAACTACGATAAGAGCTGCTGGTTtgatataaaacacaaactgaGAATGGACTTTCCCAAC CTTCCCTACTTGCTGGATGGAGAGAGGAGTATCGTGCAGAGCAACGCTATCATGAGATATATTGCTCGTAAGCACAACATGT gtggggaggaggaggacgagaagGTCCGTGTGGACATCATGGAGAACCAGGCCATGGACTTCAGAAATGGATTTGTGAGGTTGTGCTACGGCGACTTT GACAAAATCAAACCGAGCTACCTTGAGGCGCTGCCGGGCGTTCTGAAGCAGTTCTCAGACTTCctgggagacaggaagtggtttgctGGTGataag ATTACCTTTGTGGACTTCCTCATGTATGAGCTGTTGGATCAACACCGGATGTTTCAACCTTCATGCTTGGATGACTTCAACAACCTCCGAAGCCTTTTAGACCGTTTTGAG GCTCTGGACAAGATTTCTGCCTACATGAAATCTGACAGATTCATGAAGACACCCGTGAACAACAAGATGGCCAAGTGGGGGAACAAGAAAGAGTAA